GGCCAGCGGGCCGAGCTTCTCGCCGGCCGCGCGCTTGGCGTCCACGGCGCGGGCCTGCGCGAGCGCGCCCTCGCGGTCGACGTGCAGGAAGGCGTGCACCTTCTCGTCGACCGCGTCGATCCGGGCCAGGTGGGCCTCGGTGACCTCGACGGCCGTGAGCTCGCCGGAGGCGATCTTCGACGCGATCTCGGCGGCGGTGAGCTTGATGATGTCCGTCATGTGATTAGTCCTCCCCCAGGATCTGCGGCACCTTGAAACGCTGCTGCTCCTGGGCCGGGGCGCCGGAGAGCGCCTGCTCGGGGGTGAGCGACGGACGGACCTCGTCCGCGCGCATGACATTGGTCAGCGGCAGCGGGTGGGAGGTCGGCGGGACGTCTTGGTCGGCGACCTCGGCGACGCGGGCGACCGCGCCGATGATGTCGTCGAGCTGACCGGCGAAGTGATCGAGCTCTTCGCCCTTCAGTTCCAGACGCGCCAGCCGGGCGAGGTGGGCGACCTCCTCGCGCGTGATGCCAGGCATGCAGCGATCCTCAGGGGTGAGTGTGTGTCGTTTGGACCCAATCCTAGGGGGCGGACGGTTCCCGGCACGAAACGCATTACAGTCCTGACCGTCACCGGCACCTGTGCGACACCGATCCGAGGGGGATCCATGACGGAGCAGAACGGCGCGGAGCGGGACGGCAAGGACGGCAAGGACGCCAAGGTCGCGACGATCGAGCGGTTCTTCGCCGCCTACGCGGCGGGCGACGTGGAGGGGATGAGCGGCACGCTGGCGGAGGACATCGCCTGGACGATCCCGGGCCGTCATCCGCTGTCGGGGACCAAGCACGGCCTCGCGGAGGTGCGCAGCTTCTTCGACCAGCTGGGCACGGCGGGCTTCAAGGCCGAGCCGATCTTCTTCGGCGCGAACGAGGAGTACGTGGTGGACGTGCACCGCGGCTGGTCCACCGAGGGTGTCGGGCAGGTCGACACGATCTGGGCGCTGGTCTGGCACTTCGACGCGGACGGGAAGATCGACCGGGTCGTCAACCTGAGCGGCGACCAGCACCAGATGGACAACTACGTCTGGGCGAACTTCACCCTGGCCCCGCTGCCGACCCGGCTGGCCTGACCGGCCCGGACGACGGGGCCCGAACGGGGCGGGACGTTACTTCACGGCCTGCCCCGAGGGGTGGTCCGCCTCGGCCGCGGCCTGCAGCTCGCTCGGCCGGTGCCAGCCGTGCTCGCCGCGGGCGCGCAGCCAGGCCGTGGTCTCGCTCGGCGGCATCGCGGCGGCGACCAGCCAGCCCTGGACGGCGTCGCAGCCCAGGTCCCGCAGGCGCTCCCAGGTCTCGTCGTCCTCGACGCCCTCGGCGACGACCAGCAGGCCGAGGGAGTGCGCGAGGTCGACGGTGCAGCGGACGATCTCGGCGTCCTCGGTGTCCACGGCGAGCCGGGCCACGAAGGAGCGGTCGATCTTCAGTTCGCTGACCGGCAGCCGGCGCAGGTGCACCAGGGAGGAGTAGCCGGTGCCGAAGTCGTCGAGCGACATCTTCACGCCGTGGCCGGTGAGCCCGGCCAGGGTGTCGGCGGCCCGCTGCGGGTCCTCCAGGAGCACGTGTTCCGTTATCTCCAGCTGGAGGGCGCCGGCCGGCACGCCGTGCCGGGCGAGCCGGGCCGCGACGGCGCCGGCGAAGCCGGGCGTGTGCACGTCGCGGGGGGAGACGTTGACCGCGACCGGGACCTTCAGGCCCTGCGCGCGCCACCGGGCGACCTGGGCCAGGGCGGTCTCCAGGACGTACTCGGTGAGGTGCGGCATCAGGCCGGAGGACTCGGCGATGGCGATGAACTCGTCCGGCGGGACCTTGCCCCGTTCGGGGTGCACCCAGCGCACCAGCGCCTCCAGGCCGGCCACCTGTCCGTCGAAGCGGACCTTGGGCTGGTAGTGCAGCTCGACCTCGCCGGCGTCCAGCGCGCGGCGCAGGTCGCCGAGCAGACCGAGCCGGTCGGGGGTGTTGGAGTCGCGCTTGGACTCGTACACCTCGACGCCGGTGCGGTCCCGCTTGGCCTGGTAC
This sequence is a window from Streptomyces sp. HUAS YS2. Protein-coding genes within it:
- the gatC gene encoding Asp-tRNA(Asn)/Glu-tRNA(Gln) amidotransferase subunit GatC, which produces MPGITREEVAHLARLARLELKGEELDHFAGQLDDIIGAVARVAEVADQDVPPTSHPLPLTNVMRADEVRPSLTPEQALSGAPAQEQQRFKVPQILGED
- a CDS encoding nuclear transport factor 2 family protein — protein: MTEQNGAERDGKDGKDAKVATIERFFAAYAAGDVEGMSGTLAEDIAWTIPGRHPLSGTKHGLAEVRSFFDQLGTAGFKAEPIFFGANEEYVVDVHRGWSTEGVGQVDTIWALVWHFDADGKIDRVVNLSGDQHQMDNYVWANFTLAPLPTRLA